The Bacillus sp. B-jedd sequence ACCGCATAGCCTAGAGCATTCCACTTAATATTTTTCATTTAAATCCCTTTCCTTTCAAAATAAAAATCGGGAATCTATACACCGATCCGGGCCAAAAACAAAAACCGGCGGTTAAGTTTAATCTTTAAGGCCGACAGGGAAGATTAAATAATGAAGAAAAAAATTATTGATTCCACATCTCCTATGTTATAATAGTTCAGTTGCACATGTAAATAAAAAGCCATTAATGGCTATACCCCTTAGAAAAGGCAGGAGTGAACGACAGTGAAGAATAGAAATGATATACGAAATATAGCAATTATCGCCCACGTTGACCATGGCAAAACAACCCTTGTAGACCAGTTGCTGAAACAATCGGGAATTTTCCGCACAAATGAGCATGTGGAAGAAAGGGCAATGGATTCAAATGATATCGAGCGGGAGCGCGGGATTACGATTCTTGCCAAAAACACTGCCATTCAGTATAAAGATAAGAAAATCAACATTTTGGATACTCCGGGACACGCAGATTTCGGCGGAGAAGTAGAACGGATTATGAAAATGGTTGATGGGGTTCTTCTTGTAGTCGATGCATATGAAGGAACAATGCCGCAAACACGCTTTGTTTTGAAAAAAGCCCTTGAGCAAAACTTGACACCAATTGTTGTGGTCAATAAGATCGACAGGGATTTCGCGCGCCCTGCAGAAGTCATTGATGAGGTTATCGACCTATTCATCGAGCTGGATGCAAATGAAGACCAGCTTGAATTCCCGGTTATTTATGCCTCTGCATTGAATGGGACCGCAAGCGTAGATCCAGGGAAACAGGATGAAAATATGCAGGTTCTTTATGAAGCGATTATCGATCACATTCCAGCACCAGTAGATAACCGAGACGAGGCGCTTCAATTCCAGGTTGCCCTTTTGGATTACAATGACTATGTCGGCAGGATTGGAATTGGCCGCGTGTTCCGCGGAACGATGAGGGTTGGCCAGCAGGTTGCCCTAATGAAGCTGGACGGTTCTGTAAAACAATTCAGGGTTACGAAGATACACGGCTTTTTCGGTCTAAAACGCCAGGAAGTTCAGGAAGCTTTCGCGGGAGATTTGATTGCCATATCGGGTATGGAAGATATCAATGTGGGAGAAACTGTATGCCCTGTTGAGCATCAAGAGGCGCTTCCTGTACTCCATATTGATGAGCCAACCCTTCAAATGACCTTTGCTGTCAATAATAGCCCATTCGCAGGAAGGGAAGGCAAATATTTGACTTCCAGAAAAATTGAAGAAAGGCTCCATGCCCAACTTCAAACAGATGTCAGCCTAAGGGTTGAAAACACAGACTCACCCGATGCCTGGATTGTATCAGGACGTGGAGAGCTGCACCTAT is a genomic window containing:
- the typA gene encoding translational GTPase TypA — protein: MKNRNDIRNIAIIAHVDHGKTTLVDQLLKQSGIFRTNEHVEERAMDSNDIERERGITILAKNTAIQYKDKKINILDTPGHADFGGEVERIMKMVDGVLLVVDAYEGTMPQTRFVLKKALEQNLTPIVVVNKIDRDFARPAEVIDEVIDLFIELDANEDQLEFPVIYASALNGTASVDPGKQDENMQVLYEAIIDHIPAPVDNRDEALQFQVALLDYNDYVGRIGIGRVFRGTMRVGQQVALMKLDGSVKQFRVTKIHGFFGLKRQEVQEAFAGDLIAISGMEDINVGETVCPVEHQEALPVLHIDEPTLQMTFAVNNSPFAGREGKYLTSRKIEERLHAQLQTDVSLRVENTDSPDAWIVSGRGELHLSILIENMRREGYELQVSKPEVIVKEIEGVRCEPIERVQIDVPEEYTGAIMESIGARKGEMSDMINNGNGQVRLIFMVPARGLIGYTTEFLTLTRGYGIINHTFDSYQPMIAGQVGGRRQGVLVSMESGKASTYGIMQVEDRGTIFVEPGTEIYEGMIVGEHTRENDITVNITKVKHATNVRSANKDQTSTIKKPRIMTLEESLEYLNEDEYCEVTPVSIRLRKKILDKNERERLAKKKKYAETN